A section of the Candidatus Bathyarchaeota archaeon genome encodes:
- the larA gene encoding nickel-dependent lactate racemase, with protein sequence MRIELSYGKKKVDFEIEKDQLLKVLTPSEIPPSKSPELEVESSLKNPIEGPTIEELSPKDKTIAIAVDDMTRVTPTHIILPTLLRLLEKSGAKKEDIKIIIALGTHRSMDQKEIKEKYGEEIVERYEVINHEFEDQSELEYLGNIVEDVPVWINKDYLKADIRIATGNLIPHFNAGWGAGAKILLPGLAGEETVGRMHIHSSITNPNALGIVENPTREIIDAFAEKVGIHLLINTAINRNKEIVKVFSGHFMKAHREGVEFAKKIYGVKTPEKADVTISSSHPADIEFWQGQKGIFSADLATKDDGGIILLTPCPEGIAVMHPKILDYLKNSYEDLKKISRSRDIEDPVGLAISICLAYVREKHPIYIVSDCLTNEEVGKMGFKKSESIEEAMEIITKNQGSNLKYNILTYGGETYPIVE encoded by the coding sequence ATGCGGATAGAACTCTCATATGGCAAGAAAAAAGTAGATTTTGAAATAGAAAAAGATCAGTTATTGAAGGTTTTAACGCCTTCAGAAATACCACCTTCAAAGAGTCCTGAGCTTGAGGTTGAAAGCTCATTAAAAAATCCTATTGAAGGACCCACCATTGAGGAATTATCTCCAAAGGATAAGACTATCGCTATCGCAGTAGATGATATGACACGAGTAACACCTACACACATCATACTTCCAACATTATTGAGGCTTCTAGAGAAATCTGGTGCTAAGAAAGAAGATATTAAGATCATTATAGCTCTAGGAACCCATCGGTCTATGGATCAAAAAGAGATAAAAGAAAAATATGGAGAAGAAATAGTTGAACGTTATGAAGTCATTAATCATGAATTTGAAGATCAATCTGAGCTTGAGTATCTCGGAAATATCGTTGAAGACGTTCCAGTATGGATAAATAAAGACTATTTAAAAGCAGATATAAGAATAGCAACAGGAAACCTTATTCCCCATTTTAATGCTGGATGGGGTGCTGGAGCTAAAATCCTACTTCCTGGATTGGCAGGGGAAGAGACTGTAGGAAGAATGCACATTCATTCTTCAATCACTAATCCAAATGCTCTAGGTATTGTAGAGAACCCCACACGGGAGATAATAGATGCTTTTGCTGAGAAAGTTGGCATACATCTGCTTATCAACACAGCGATCAATCGAAATAAAGAAATTGTAAAAGTCTTCTCTGGTCATTTTATGAAGGCGCATAGAGAGGGAGTTGAATTCGCAAAGAAGATATATGGAGTTAAGACACCTGAGAAAGCAGATGTTACAATATCAAGCAGTCATCCAGCCGATATTGAATTTTGGCAAGGTCAGAAAGGCATATTCTCGGCGGATCTCGCAACAAAAGATGATGGCGGTATTATATTATTAACGCCTTGTCCTGAAGGCATAGCCGTTATGCATCCCAAGATATTAGATTATTTGAAAAATAGCTATGAAGATTTGAAGAAAATTTCAAGGTCAAGAGATATTGAAGATCCAGTTGGACTTGCGATCTCAATATGTTTGGCTTACGTAAGGGAAAAACATCCGATCTATATAGTATCAGATTGCTTAACCAATGAAGAAGTTGGAAAAATGGGCTTTAAAAAATCTGAAAGTATTGAAGAGGCTATGGAAATCATAACTAAAAATCAGGGTTCAAACCTAAAATACAACATTCTAACTTATGGAGGAGAGACTTACCCCATAGTTGAATGA